The sequence CAATTTTCAAGTTCCAAACTTTTAAGTAATTCTTATGCATACTGGCTCAGAACAATTGGTGAGATGCTTGGAAGAGCTGTTCATGGCCGCTTTCTTGATGCGGATGATTATCACTCAGAGTCTAACAAAGGTAAGGACTATGATCAtgactttttaattaaaatcatGGCTGATCAATGAGAGCATATTCCCAAGGGGTGCATTTATTGACGATTTGTTTGATCAAAacagagaagatgaagaatggGATACCTCTTTCCGAGGAAGATCGTGTTCCATGGCTTGAAGCATTGCGGAATACACTGAGAAGAGGATTAGGTGACAAAGAAACACTGGTTCTTGCATGCTCAGCTCTGAAAAAGCGGTACAGGGAAATCCTTAGATCTGCAGACCCAAATTATGAACCAGGTTCTTATGCAAGTATTGTTAAATTCGTGTTGTTGGATGTTGGGGCTGAAATGCTTGCCGCTCGGCTGGTCAAGAGAGCAGCTGAGGGAAAGCATTTCATGCCTGCAAAGCTCTTGCAGACCCAACTGGATTTGCTTCAGATTGATGAAGCAGAAGGGATACTTAAGGTTGATGCTACTATGGATCCTGACACCATATTGAAAACCATACAAACTTATGTCATCTGATCACAAGTCCACAAGAGATGGATTAAATTGATGatgaattattttaaagaaaactttGTGATAAACAGaatttttattgtaatatataattttcattgCATTTTTGATAGCAAGACATACATCTGAACAACAACGCTAAGAAAAATTAGATGaaacaaagtaacaatgttTCTCATTCTAGAGTGTTGTGACTAGCAAAAGCAAAGAGACGATGACACAAAATAAGGTCAATAAAGAGAAGCTAAGTCTTTATTATAATTCTTGTGGTCTGAAACACCAAACTAGCCATTCAATTCATGTTGTTCCATTGCTTGTTACCAGGAACCCAGTTTGGACACGTGGGACTGAAGTGTCTGGACATGACTCTCGAATTCAATAGCTCAACAAGGGGTTCAAATTTCACACATCGGGGTGTCTTATATTGGTCAAGGGAAGCACCTAAGCTAACACAGTAATCCATGAGCTTGTCAAAAGTCCCAATTTCCACTATCCTGATTTCCAGAGGCCCAATGGATTTGTCAGAGGCACGCCCCTGGCGGTAGACGCTATTTAGAGATTCTTCAATGGTGAGGCAACAATCTTCAAAGACTGAAGGAGGAATTTGGGTAGAGCCATTCACACTGAGCTCCCAGAATAGGACATAGTGGCCTGGAATGGTGGCGGTATCGGCATAGCTGGTGTACTCGGCTACATTTGTATCAAATGGTATCAGATTGTGCACTGCATTTTTCACAGCATTTTGTAGCTCAGCTTCA is a genomic window of Solanum stenotomum isolate F172 unplaced genomic scaffold, ASM1918654v1 scaffold10560, whole genome shotgun sequence containing:
- the LOC125849786 gene encoding gluconokinase-like codes for the protein MLSTSSTCNCVISFPKMASDYKGKAIVLMGVSGAGKSTIGEMLGRAVHGRFLDADDYHSESNKEKMKNGIPLSEEDRVPWLEALRNTLRRGLGDKETLVLACSALKKRYREILRSADPNYEPGSYASIVKFVLLDVGAEMLAARLVKRAAEGKHFMPAKLLQTQLDLLQIDEAEGILKVDATMDPDTILKTIQTYVI